The Arvicanthis niloticus isolate mArvNil1 chromosome 2, mArvNil1.pat.X, whole genome shotgun sequence genome includes a window with the following:
- the Mtch2 gene encoding mitochondrial carrier homolog 2 isoform X2 encodes MRVPPIRPRPRRPRASACRFFGRASGRGLSGRRAAGGPVKPAPPTRDLEPAVSLGDSVCPSVRGCHHGGRGQSGAPGLRSHHPVPAAHVGYEPLPPTVGRNIFGRQVCQLPGLFCYAQHIASIDGKRGLFTGLTPRLCSGVLGTVVHGKVLQYYQECEKPEELGSINAQKEGSSSFDRVIKETTREMIARSAATLITHPFHVITLRSMVQFIGRESKYCGLCDSIVTIYREEGIVGFFAGLIPRLLGDIISLWLCNSLAYLINTYALDSGVSTMNEMKSYSQAVTGFFASMLTYPFVLVSNLMAVNNCGLAGGSPPYSPIYTSWIDCWCMLQKAGNMSRGNSLFFRKVPCGKTYCYDLRMLI; translated from the exons ATGCGCGTCCCGCCCATAAGGCCCCGCCCCAGGCGCCCCCGCGCGAGCGCCTGCCGTTTCTTTGGGCGGGCCAGTGGGCGGGGCCTAAGCGGGCGGCGCGCCGCGGGCGGGCCAGTGAAGCCGGCGCCCCCGACACGTGATCTGGAACCGGCTGTGTCGCTTGGTGACtccgtctgtccgtccgtccgcGGGTGCCATCATGGCGGACGCGGCCAGTCAGGTGCTCCTGGGCTCCGGTCTCACCATCCTGTCCCAGCCGCTCAT gtggGATATGAGCCTCTTCCTCCAACAGTAGGACGAAATATTTTTGGGCGACAAGTATGTCAGCTTCCTGGCCTCTTTTGCTATG CTCAGCACATTGCAAGCATCGATGGGAAGCGTGGGTTGTTCACAGGCTTAACTCCAAGACTGTGTTCAGGAGTCCTTGGAACTGTGGTCCATGGTAAAGTTTTACAG TATTACCAGGAGTGCGAGAAACCCGAG GAGTTAGGATCTATAAATGCACAAAAAGAAGGCTCATCCTCCTTTGACCGAGTTATCAAAGAG ACAACTCGAGAGATGATTGCTCGTTCTGCTGCTACCCTCATTACACATCCCTTCCACG TGATCACTCTGAGGTCCATGGTACAGTTTATTGGCAGAGAGTCTAAGTACTG CGGCCTGTGTGACTCCATAGTAACCATCTACCGGGAAGAAGGCATCGTAGGATTTTTTGC GGGTCTCATTCCTCGCCTCCTTGGTGACATCATTTCTTTGTGGCTATGTAACTCACTGGCTTATCTCATCAATACCTATGCACTGGACAGTGGG gtTTCTACCATGAATGAAATGAAAAGTTATTCCCAAGCTGTCACAGGA TTCTTTGCCAGTATGTTGACATATCCCTTTGTGCTTGTATCTAATCTTATGGCTGTCAACAACTGTGG GCTTGCTGGTGGATCTCCTCCTTACTCCCCAATATATACTTCTTGGATAGATTGCTGGTGCATGCTACAAAAAGCG gGAAATATGAGCCGAGGAAACAGCTTGTTTTTCCGGAAGGTTCCATGTGGGAAGACTTACTGTTATGACCTGAGAATGTTAATTTGA
- the Mtch2 gene encoding mitochondrial carrier homolog 2 isoform X1: MADAASQVLLGSGLTILSQPLMYVKVLIQVGYEPLPPTVGRNIFGRQVCQLPGLFCYAQHIASIDGKRGLFTGLTPRLCSGVLGTVVHGKVLQYYQECEKPEELGSINAQKEGSSSFDRVIKETTREMIARSAATLITHPFHVITLRSMVQFIGRESKYCGLCDSIVTIYREEGIVGFFAGLIPRLLGDIISLWLCNSLAYLINTYALDSGVSTMNEMKSYSQAVTGFFASMLTYPFVLVSNLMAVNNCGLAGGSPPYSPIYTSWIDCWCMLQKAGNMSRGNSLFFRKVPCGKTYCYDLRMLI, from the exons ATGGCGGACGCGGCCAGTCAGGTGCTCCTGGGCTCCGGTCTCACCATCCTGTCCCAGCCGCTCATGTACGTGAAAGTGCTCATCCAG gtggGATATGAGCCTCTTCCTCCAACAGTAGGACGAAATATTTTTGGGCGACAAGTATGTCAGCTTCCTGGCCTCTTTTGCTATG CTCAGCACATTGCAAGCATCGATGGGAAGCGTGGGTTGTTCACAGGCTTAACTCCAAGACTGTGTTCAGGAGTCCTTGGAACTGTGGTCCATGGTAAAGTTTTACAG TATTACCAGGAGTGCGAGAAACCCGAG GAGTTAGGATCTATAAATGCACAAAAAGAAGGCTCATCCTCCTTTGACCGAGTTATCAAAGAG ACAACTCGAGAGATGATTGCTCGTTCTGCTGCTACCCTCATTACACATCCCTTCCACG TGATCACTCTGAGGTCCATGGTACAGTTTATTGGCAGAGAGTCTAAGTACTG CGGCCTGTGTGACTCCATAGTAACCATCTACCGGGAAGAAGGCATCGTAGGATTTTTTGC GGGTCTCATTCCTCGCCTCCTTGGTGACATCATTTCTTTGTGGCTATGTAACTCACTGGCTTATCTCATCAATACCTATGCACTGGACAGTGGG gtTTCTACCATGAATGAAATGAAAAGTTATTCCCAAGCTGTCACAGGA TTCTTTGCCAGTATGTTGACATATCCCTTTGTGCTTGTATCTAATCTTATGGCTGTCAACAACTGTGG GCTTGCTGGTGGATCTCCTCCTTACTCCCCAATATATACTTCTTGGATAGATTGCTGGTGCATGCTACAAAAAGCG gGAAATATGAGCCGAGGAAACAGCTTGTTTTTCCGGAAGGTTCCATGTGGGAAGACTTACTGTTATGACCTGAGAATGTTAATTTGA